TGTTCTTTCCAGGAGTAGCATGAGTTTTATTTTATTATTAACTCCAAGTTCAAAGAATAATGGGTTAGGAAGCATTTTTGCAGGAGAAAGGAAGGCGGTGTATTGGTTAATTCCTGTACTTATTCCCTACATTCTTGCAATCTTGCTGTTCGGAGTAAAAGGGAATTTTCTTATTTTTTCTATTTTATTGTTTGCACTTATTGTACGAGGATATTTTTTAAGGAAGATAGGCGGTATTACAGGAGATACTCTTGGCATGTTGAATGAATTAGTGGAGGTGTTTGTTCTGTTTTGTGTGCAGGGATTTGTATGAGCATATTAGTAGTAGGTTCTGTGGCTTTGGATTCCGTCAGGACTCCGTTTAAGGAGGCGAAGGATGTTCTAGGCGGCTCGGCATCTTATTTTGCGTATGCAGCAAGCTATTTTGGAGAAGTCAGTTTAGTAGCAGCGGTAGGAGGGGACTTTCCGCAGAAGTATGTGAATCTGTTTGCAAAAAAGGGGATAGATGTTACTGGATTGAAAAAAAATGATGGAAAAACATTCAGATGGTCTGGAGTTTATAGGGAGGATATTAATCAAAGGGAAACATTATCTGTGAATCTGGGCGTTTTAGAAGACTTCTGTCCTGAACTTTCAGATAGACACAAGAAATCAGAATATATTTTTCTCGCAAATATTGATCCTGAACTTCAGCTCCATATCTTAAATCAGATTGAAAATCCGAAACTAGTTGTCTGCGATACAATGGATATTTGGATAGAGAATAAAAAAAGCGAACTTCTGGAGGTATTTAAGCGGGCAGATGTAGTTCTGCTGAACGATAGTGAGGCAAGACAGCTGGCTAAAGAATCTAATTTTGTGAAAGCAGCTGATAAAATATTAAAGTTAGGTGCAAGATATGTGGTGATAAAAAAGGGGAAACATGGAGTGATGCTCTTTACGGAAGATGCATGTTTTTCTTTGCCAGCATATCCAGTGAGGGATGTACTTGATCCTACAGGCGCAGGAGACAGTTTTGGAGGCGGATTCTTAGGCTATGTTTCTAAAAAGAATGATACAAGTTGCAATGCCATTCGTAACGCCCTGGTTTATGGAACAATAATGGCCTCTTTCACTGTGGAGGATTTTAGCCTTAACAGGTTAATAACTCTTAAAGAACATGAAATAGAAAAGCGTATCAAGGAGTTCAGGAAGATACTAGAGACAGAGAATTTGACACAGTCTTTTGGCTGTGTATAATAAAAGCATTAAATTCGAAGCACGAAGCACGAAATACGAAACAATATCAAATGACCAAAATAGTGTTTTGAGTTTTGAAAATTAGAATTTAGAATTTGTTTTGGATTTAGATATTCGGATTTTGGAATTTAAGGCCGCGGGTGTAGTTCAGTGGTAGAACTTTAGCCTTCCAAGCTAATAGCGTGGGTCCGATTCCCATCACCCGCTCCGGTCGGTCGCTTGTTGTTCTTGACAATATGAGATGACAATGATAAACTCCTGCTAAAAATATGGATACTGTATGCTTAAGACTAAAAGTGGAATAGGGCTCGATATTGGAAGTAATTCCGTTAAGATTGTAGAGCTTGTAAAAGCTTCTCAAGGAATAGAGCTTAAGAATGCAAACATTGTTAGTATAAAGACAAAGGATGGAAGGCCAAAAGAGGAAAATATACTCTCAGCACTTACAGAGGCAATCGCTCCTTTCGAAAAACTTTCAAAATCTCAGCTAGTAGTATCTATGCCCGGACGTTCTGTTATTGTCAGACATTTTAAAGTTCCATCCGTAGGAGCAAGTAGGATAAGGCAGATCATAAAGTATGAAGCTCAACAACAAGTTCCCTTCCCATTAGAAGAGGTTATTTGGGACTATCAGATTTTAGAAGATGATGATAAAGCAGCCCAAGAAATAAATATTGCTTTAGTTGCTGTAAAATCAGGGCTGATTAATGATCTTCTAGCCAGAATTTCCG
This genomic stretch from bacterium harbors:
- a CDS encoding bifunctional hydroxymethylpyrimidine kinase/phosphomethylpyrimidine kinase, which translates into the protein MSILVVGSVALDSVRTPFKEAKDVLGGSASYFAYAASYFGEVSLVAAVGGDFPQKYVNLFAKKGIDVTGLKKNDGKTFRWSGVYREDINQRETLSVNLGVLEDFCPELSDRHKKSEYIFLANIDPELQLHILNQIENPKLVVCDTMDIWIENKKSELLEVFKRADVVLLNDSEARQLAKESNFVKAADKILKLGARYVVIKKGKHGVMLFTEDACFSLPAYPVRDVLDPTGAGDSFGGGFLGYVSKKNDTSCNAIRNALVYGTIMASFTVEDFSLNRLITLKEHEIEKRIKEFRKILETENLTQSFGCV